A region of Anolis sagrei isolate rAnoSag1 chromosome 2, rAnoSag1.mat, whole genome shotgun sequence DNA encodes the following proteins:
- the TRH gene encoding thyrotropin releasing hormone: MASAHLLLLFFSLAFTSVCGNLGQSFPEEDEKEEKANLDDIFQRAESIILRSVFRKMEEDEEDPNKDLNTPQLDLITKRQHPGKRDLYSLEKRQHPGKRDQDDGFDLYSELQKRQHPGRRSLWEQYLDIPNSQLAYLNELSKRQHPGKRYLAYSKRQHPGKRSWDEETEEVEQSLEKRQHPGKRYLSSESPDYTAPCDLQDSLECSKGSLLLELLDSVSQGRGEEKRQHPGRRSLLDGEVEAEE, from the exons ATGGCATCTGCTCATCTGCTCCTGCTCTTCTTCTCCCTGGCTTTCACCAGTGTTTGTGGCAATTTGGGGCAGTCATTTCCAGAAGAAgatgagaaagaggaaaaggctaATTTGGATGACATTTTCCAAAGGGCAGAGAGCATCATCTTGAGGTCTGTTttcaggaaaatggaagaggatgAAGAGGATCCCAACAAAG ATTTAAATACTCCCCAGTTGGACCTGATCACCAAAAGGCAGCACCCTGGGAAGAGAGATCTATACAGTCTGGAAAAGAGGCAACATCCTGGGAAAAGAGACCAAGATGATGGTTTTGATCTCTACTCAGAACTGCAGAAGAGGCAGCATCCTGGCAGACGATCCCTATGGGAACAATACCTTGACATCCCCAACAGCCAGCTGGCTTATCTGAATGAATTATCTAAGAGGCAGCATCCAGGTAAGAGATACCTGGCATACAGCAAGCGACAGCACCCTGGAAAGCGAAGTTGGGATGAAGAGACCGAGGAAGTAGAGCAGAGCCTGGAGAAACGGCAGCATCCAGGGAAGAGGTATCTGAGTTCGGAGAGTCCAGATTACACTGCTCCCTGCGACCTGCAGGATTCCTTGGAATGCAGCAAAGGCAGCTTGCTGCTTGAGTTGCTAGATAGCGTTAGCCAAGGCCGGGGAGAAGAGAAGCGGCAACATCCTGGAAGAAGGTCTTTGTTGGATGGGGAGGTGGAGGCAGAGGAGTGA